One genomic region from Prevotella sp. Rep29 encodes:
- a CDS encoding DNA alkylation repair protein, with the protein MMKATEIIKYMESLYNEEQRQVLMRFFKTGKGEYGEGDEFLGLKVPQTREIVKQCKDCPLSEVPELLMSRWHEVRLCGLLLMVSQFERLSKKRLEYDGEAIRKRDEILTMYLQYADRASNWDLVDLSAPKILGAWLLLPTQLDDGTDSHKLQVLDGLARSQSLWRQRISMVCTWTTSQQGDASWCLRYAEMHLHHSHDLMHKAVGWMLREMGKRVSMDLLRGFLCRHAHEMPRTALRYAIEKMSEEERREWLRFSIKSQK; encoded by the coding sequence ATGATGAAAGCAACGGAGATTATCAAATACATGGAGTCGCTATACAATGAGGAACAGCGGCAGGTGTTGATGCGGTTCTTCAAGACAGGAAAAGGGGAGTATGGCGAAGGTGATGAGTTCTTGGGATTGAAAGTTCCTCAGACGCGCGAGATTGTCAAGCAATGCAAAGACTGTCCGTTGAGTGAAGTACCTGAGTTGTTGATGTCTCGTTGGCATGAGGTGAGGCTTTGTGGTCTGCTGCTGATGGTATCGCAGTTTGAACGACTTTCGAAAAAACGGCTGGAATATGATGGCGAGGCAATCAGAAAGCGCGACGAAATTCTGACCATGTATCTGCAATATGCCGACCGAGCCAGCAACTGGGATTTAGTGGATCTCTCGGCTCCGAAAATCTTGGGGGCGTGGCTGTTGTTGCCGACCCAACTTGATGACGGGACAGACAGTCATAAGTTACAGGTGCTTGATGGGTTGGCGAGGAGTCAGAGCCTATGGAGACAGCGGATAAGTATGGTCTGTACGTGGACAACCTCACAGCAGGGCGATGCCTCGTGGTGCTTGCGTTATGCTGAGATGCACTTGCATCATTCGCACGACTTGATGCATAAGGCTGTTGGTTGGATGTTGCGTGAGATGGGTAAGCGTGTCTCAATGGATTTACTTCGTGGTTTCCTGTGTCGCCATGCTCACGAGATGCCTCGCACCGCCCTCCGTTACGCCATAGAAAAGATGTCTGAGGAAGAGCGCCGGGAGTGGCTGCGCTTTTCAATAAAATCTCAGAAATAA
- a CDS encoding IS1634 family transposase: MYVRKKHNRSGSTSVVVVSKASGKYKEIKSFGSSTSEEEIHSLCDKAAAWIRSFGGQQELDFDDRKGKEVEETERFLSNIDNVLINGTRLLLDQVYDSIGFNRIPDEILRHLVIARVSQPRSKLATVDYLKSYYDEDVDLNHIYRYMDKLYNTQMELAQQISVEHTRKLFGGKIGLMFYDVTTLYFETAQTDVLREPGFSKDGKTAESQVILGLLVSEGGYPLSYSLFNGSQYEGFTMIPMIDDFKQRFNLGKDFVVVADSGLMNKNNVTLLQEAGYNYILGARIKSESASVKQWILSLEKVDKACYDYKRENGERLIVSYSDKRAKKDAYNRDRGIVRLRKAYKTGRITKSQVNKRGYNKFLEISKDIEVVISEEKIAEDCQWDGLKGYITNTDLDAERVIAEYHGLWVVERAFRISKGTLEMRPMFHFTERRIEAHVCICFIAYKVYKELERLIAINKIGMSVDKVLEAAKTITTIRVRMPKNGTYFTKTLFLTEKHLAVKPLFDISGNKS; the protein is encoded by the coding sequence ATGTATGTACGCAAGAAACACAATCGTTCCGGCTCTACAAGTGTGGTAGTGGTCAGTAAAGCGAGTGGAAAGTATAAAGAAATAAAATCGTTTGGCTCCTCTACATCCGAAGAGGAAATACATTCATTATGCGATAAGGCTGCTGCATGGATACGTTCATTTGGCGGTCAGCAAGAACTTGACTTTGATGACCGCAAGGGAAAGGAAGTCGAGGAGACAGAGCGTTTCCTTAGCAATATTGACAACGTGTTGATAAACGGTACTCGGCTTCTGCTTGATCAAGTCTATGACAGCATCGGCTTCAACCGGATTCCCGATGAGATTCTGCGTCATTTGGTAATCGCAAGGGTGTCGCAGCCCAGAAGCAAACTTGCCACAGTAGATTACCTGAAGTCATATTATGATGAAGATGTTGACCTCAACCACATCTATCGCTACATGGACAAGCTCTACAATACCCAGATGGAGCTTGCGCAGCAGATTAGCGTAGAGCACACCCGGAAACTGTTCGGAGGCAAGATTGGATTGATGTTCTACGACGTGACGACGCTCTACTTTGAGACAGCACAGACGGACGTATTGCGTGAACCGGGGTTTTCAAAGGATGGAAAGACGGCAGAGTCACAGGTTATACTCGGTCTGCTTGTATCAGAAGGAGGCTACCCGCTTTCATACTCTCTGTTCAACGGCAGCCAGTATGAGGGCTTCACCATGATACCAATGATAGATGACTTCAAGCAGCGTTTCAATCTGGGGAAAGATTTTGTTGTGGTGGCAGACTCAGGCTTGATGAACAAGAACAATGTCACTTTGCTGCAGGAGGCTGGCTACAACTACATACTTGGAGCCCGCATCAAGAGCGAGAGCGCAAGCGTGAAGCAATGGATTCTCTCTTTAGAGAAGGTTGATAAAGCCTGTTACGACTACAAACGTGAGAATGGGGAAAGACTTATCGTCAGTTATTCCGACAAGCGTGCAAAGAAGGATGCCTACAACCGTGACCGCGGAATTGTCCGATTGAGAAAAGCCTATAAGACCGGACGCATCACGAAGAGTCAGGTGAACAAGCGTGGCTACAACAAGTTTCTTGAAATCAGCAAGGACATAGAAGTCGTCATCAGCGAAGAGAAGATTGCAGAGGACTGCCAGTGGGACGGACTCAAGGGCTACATCACCAATACAGACCTTGACGCCGAGCGTGTCATTGCCGAGTATCATGGACTCTGGGTGGTGGAACGTGCATTCCGTATTTCAAAAGGAACTCTGGAAATGCGTCCGATGTTTCATTTTACAGAACGTAGGATAGAGGCACATGTCTGCATTTGCTTCATCGCCTATAAGGTATATAAGGAACTGGAGCGACTCATTGCCATTAACAAGATTGGGATGAGTGTCGATAAGGTGCTTGAGGCAGCCAAAACTATCACGACAATCAGGGTAAGGATGCCTAAAAACGGGACTTACTTCACTAAGACACTCTTCTTGACGGAGAAGCACCTCGCAGTGAAACCACTTTTCGACATATCTGGCAACAAATCTTAA
- a CDS encoding nitronate monooxygenase family protein yields the protein MKSNRVTELFGIELPIIQGGMVWISGWRLAAAVSNAGGLGLLGAGSMTPDLLREHIQKMKAATTKPWGVNLPLMNPATEEFVKIVIDEKVPVVFTSAGSPKKYTALFHEHGIKVCHVVSSSKFAGKCEEAGVDAVVCEGFEAGGHNGREETTTMTLIPQVRKATSLPLIAAGGIASGEAIFAAMALGAEGVQIGTLFALTEESSASEAFKTRCTTLEEGDTMLTLKLLSPTRLVKNALYCRIDEAEKEGASKEDLLKLVPPGSARRGIFEDDIENGEVEIGQIASAIKAVHPVAEVMKRLVDEFHTAKEKSANF from the coding sequence ATGAAGAGTAACAGAGTAACAGAATTGTTCGGCATCGAATTGCCGATTATTCAAGGCGGTATGGTATGGATCAGTGGATGGCGCTTGGCTGCAGCGGTGAGCAATGCCGGTGGGCTCGGTCTGCTTGGGGCTGGTTCCATGACACCTGATTTACTGCGTGAGCATATTCAGAAAATGAAAGCGGCGACTACCAAGCCGTGGGGTGTCAACCTGCCGTTGATGAATCCGGCTACTGAGGAATTTGTAAAGATTGTGATTGACGAAAAAGTTCCGGTAGTGTTTACTTCGGCAGGCAGCCCGAAGAAATATACAGCCCTGTTCCACGAGCACGGCATCAAGGTGTGCCACGTCGTTTCAAGTTCAAAATTTGCCGGAAAATGCGAGGAGGCTGGAGTGGACGCTGTGGTCTGTGAAGGCTTCGAGGCTGGTGGTCACAACGGCAGGGAGGAGACTACGACGATGACGCTGATTCCCCAAGTGCGGAAAGCTACGTCGCTTCCGCTGATTGCTGCGGGCGGCATTGCCAGTGGCGAGGCGATATTTGCAGCCATGGCACTGGGTGCTGAAGGTGTACAGATTGGCACGCTCTTCGCCCTGACGGAGGAGAGTAGTGCTTCGGAGGCGTTCAAAACGCGCTGCACAACGTTGGAAGAAGGCGACACGATGCTCACGCTGAAGTTGCTTTCACCCACCCGACTGGTAAAAAATGCGCTCTATTGCCGCATTGATGAAGCAGAGAAAGAAGGCGCTTCGAAGGAAGATTTGCTGAAACTGGTTCCTCCAGGCTCTGCACGACGCGGCATTTTCGAAGACGACATTGAGAACGGAGAGGTGGAAATCGGTCAGATTGCTTCTGCGATAAAAGCCGTCCATCCCGTTGCAGAAGTGATGAAACGTCTTGTAGATGAGTTCCACACGGCAAAAGAAAAGTCTGCAAATTTTTAG
- a CDS encoding MATE family efflux transporter yields the protein MVFSKTRSEALLSQIRGGLPMNRGDKLNLIFQLSLPSILAQVTSVMMFFIDQAMVGRIGVEAAAACGLVESSTWFFGNLTSAASMGFSVQVAHFIGANDFKKARSVFRHGLICTFVLSVMLALVGIAISWKLPFWLGGGADIAGDATTYFFVFMCIMPFFQLSSISGAMLKCSGNMRIPSIMSVLMCLLDVVFNYILIFVFHLGVLGVALGTAMAIVIGGSVQAYFAIFRSDILTLKQDREPFTFVWEYLRNALKISAPMAAQSFLMSGAQIISTRIVAPLGNVAIAANTFAITAESLCYMPGYGIGEAATTLVGQSMGAGRRDLCYSFARMTVFSGMIVMAVMGVVMFVTAPQLMALMTPVQAICDLGADCLRIEAFAEPMFGASIIAYSVCVGAGDTLRPAAINLCSMWLVRLTLAALLAKDYGLRGVWIAMAIELVFRGTIFLIHLLRGRWMKGLIEKSAN from the coding sequence ATGGTTTTTTCAAAGACGAGAAGTGAAGCACTCCTCTCACAAATCCGCGGCGGACTGCCGATGAACAGAGGGGATAAGCTCAACTTGATATTCCAGTTGAGCCTACCTTCGATATTGGCACAGGTGACGAGTGTCATGATGTTCTTCATTGACCAGGCGATGGTGGGACGTATCGGTGTGGAGGCTGCCGCTGCTTGCGGACTGGTGGAGTCCAGCACATGGTTCTTTGGTAATCTCACTTCCGCTGCCTCAATGGGATTTAGCGTTCAGGTAGCCCATTTCATCGGTGCAAACGATTTCAAGAAAGCCCGTTCGGTGTTCCGACATGGGTTGATTTGCACGTTTGTTCTGAGCGTCATGTTGGCATTGGTGGGCATCGCCATCTCTTGGAAACTCCCCTTTTGGCTGGGTGGCGGTGCCGACATTGCCGGTGATGCGACGACATACTTCTTTGTGTTCATGTGCATCATGCCCTTCTTCCAGCTGTCAAGCATCTCCGGAGCGATGTTGAAATGCAGTGGAAACATGCGCATCCCGAGTATCATGAGCGTTCTGATGTGTCTGTTGGACGTGGTTTTCAACTATATCTTGATTTTTGTTTTCCACCTTGGGGTGCTCGGCGTGGCGCTCGGAACGGCGATGGCAATCGTCATTGGCGGTTCGGTGCAAGCCTATTTCGCCATATTCCGCAGTGATATTCTCACGTTGAAACAAGACCGTGAGCCGTTCACTTTCGTGTGGGAATACCTTCGGAACGCTTTGAAAATCAGCGCACCGATGGCTGCCCAGTCGTTTCTGATGAGCGGTGCGCAGATTATCAGTACGCGTATTGTCGCACCGTTAGGCAACGTAGCCATCGCTGCCAACACGTTTGCAATCACAGCAGAGAGTTTGTGCTACATGCCGGGCTACGGAATAGGCGAGGCGGCGACAACGTTGGTCGGTCAGAGCATGGGTGCCGGACGTCGCGACCTGTGTTATAGTTTTGCGCGGATGACCGTCTTTTCCGGAATGATTGTGATGGCTGTTATGGGTGTTGTGATGTTTGTGACCGCTCCGCAGCTCATGGCATTGATGACCCCGGTGCAGGCTATTTGTGACTTAGGAGCCGACTGTCTGCGCATCGAAGCTTTTGCCGAGCCGATGTTCGGAGCTTCGATTATTGCATATAGCGTTTGCGTGGGAGCTGGCGACACGTTGCGTCCTGCCGCCATCAATCTCTGTTCGATGTGGCTGGTACGTCTGACGCTTGCCGCTTTGCTTGCTAAGGATTATGGTTTGCGGGGCGTTTGGATAGCAATGGCTATCGAACTGGTATTTCGCGGTACGATATTTCTCATCCATCTGCTGCGTGGAAGATGGATGAAAGGATTGATAGAAAAGTCTGCAAACTAA